One window of the Vigna radiata var. radiata cultivar VC1973A chromosome 1, Vradiata_ver6, whole genome shotgun sequence genome contains the following:
- the LOC106765343 gene encoding delta(7)-sterol-C5(6)-desaturase — translation MAMEDLTSLLSDYGTLFREDTDFYNRIVLGTLLPHTVWAPLPHFFQTWLRNYLGGVLLYLLSGFMWCFYIYYWKRNVYLPKDAIPSQRAMLLQIGVAMKAMPWYTLLPTVSEYLVENGWTKCYPRLYHVGWLAYFVYLAIYLVVVEFGIYWMHRELHDIKPLYKHLHATHHIYNKQNTLSPFAGLAFHPLDGILQALPHSLSLFFIPIHFTTHLVLIFLEGVWTANIHDCIHGKLWPVMGAGYHTIHHTTYRHNYGHYTIWMDWMFGTLRDPEEEDGKAK, via the exons ATGGCTATGGAGGACCTAACATCGTTGTTAAGCGATTATGGGACCCTCTTCAGAGAAGACACAGACTTTTACAACCGCATTGTGTTGGGCACCTTGTTGCCGCACACCGTGTGGGCCCCACTGCCGCACTTCTTCCAGACCTGGCTACGCAACTACCTGGGTGGTGTCCTTCTCTACCTCCTCTCTGGCTTTATGTGGTGCTTCTACATTTACTATTGGAAACGTAACGTTTATCTGCCCAAAG ATGCTATTCCCTCTCAAAGAGCCATGCTGTTGCAAATAGGTGTTGCTATGAAAGCCATGCCTTGGTACACTTTGCTTCCAACTGTTTCAGAGTACCTAGTAGAAAATGGCTGGACAAAGTGCTATCCTAGATTATATCACGTTGGTTGGCTTGCATACTTTGTGTATTTAGCTATTTATCTAGTTGTTGTAGAGTTTGGTATTTATTGGATGCACAGAGAGCTGCATGACATTAAACCACTTTACAAACATCTTCATGCTACTCATCACATCTACAATAAACAGAACACTCTGTCCCCTTTTGCTG GTTTGGCGTTTCACCCTCTTGATGGGATTCTTCAGGCTTTACCacattctctttctttgttttttatccCAATCCATTTTACTACACATTTAGTTCTCATTTTCCTTGAGGGTGTTTGGACTGCAAACATTCATGACTGCATTCATGGAAAGCTGTGGCCTGTTATGGGTGCTGGTTACCACACCATTCACCACACTACATATCGGCACAACTATGGCCATTATACCATCTGGATGGATTGGATGTTTGGGACTCTTCGCGACCCGGAGGAGGAAGATGGCAAGGCAAAGTGA